The following nucleotide sequence is from Apium graveolens cultivar Ventura chromosome 4, ASM990537v1, whole genome shotgun sequence.
GTATCTTCTTATATAGAATCTGTTTTAATGCATTTACTAATAAAATCTAAAAAATTAGGTACTAGGAGCTGACAGTAATATTGCTGTTCCTCTGTATCTTTAGTTAATCTTACTATATAGATATCTAAAGCATATTTATTCATATGCAGATTGTTTGGAGGATATTGATGCCCAGAGGGTGGTTGGATATGCTCTTTTCAAGGATGGGAGAAACACTCGGATTTCTTATCCCTTGGAAGATTATCACTCTGATGTGTCTGGAAGAAGCTTTCACAATGGTCGCTTCATTCAGAAAATGAGAGATAAAGCTGCAACACTTCCGAAGTACAAACTCTGTCCTTTTttcattcataagttattttttTGTTATGGTTGAACGCACTTACACGTCACGAGTCGAACTCTTAAACTCCCTTAGAGAAGCCAAGACATCAACCACTGCACCAACCCTTTGTTGGTTACATTAGATTATAAACTGAAACAGTACAGAGTAAATGACAATGAGTGTTAAAACCATATTTTTGAATCTAGTTTGTTGCTTCAAAACATACCTCTAAGATAAAGAACAAGATTTTGTGGACATATATTTCTAGGTCTTttttcattcttcctgatttttACTTTAATGTTCCTGCAAGGTGACGTTACTACTTTATTCTTTAAAACTGCGTCGTTAAAGTGAAGTTTAGTAGTATTTGAGTAGGTGCACCGAAATAATACTATCATTAGTTCTGATTCACATCGTACAGTATTTTGCATCTAGAATTCACTGATAATGTGTCTTTCCTCAGTGTTTATATGGAACAAGGATCTGTATCATCTCTGCTTGAAGAAAGTGGAACTATCAAAGGTGTTCAGTATAAAACTAAAACTGGAGAGGAAACTAAGGCATATGCTCCACTTACAATTGTTTGTGATGGATGCTTCTCAAATTTGCGCCGCTCTCTTTGCAAGCCAAAGGTAAGATTTCGAAAAGGCCTGAACTAGTACAATATTACTAATGATATTCTGATGTATTGATCAAGAAGAAATTATTACAATTTTGAAACTTTTATATAATTCTCTACACCATTTACTATTGATCCCCCTGTGGTACTTTGTTTGGGTGGAAAATTTGTGAACTTTCATCAATTAAGTACCCTTTTCTGTCTCGTATAGCATCTTGATCCCCCTCTATTTTTTAATCACTCTTCAGGTAGACGTGCCTTCCTGCTTTGTTGGTCTTATCTTGGAGAATTGTACTCTTCCACACCCAAACCATGGTCATGTCATTTTAGCAGACCCTTCACCCATTTTATTCTATCCTATCAGCAGCACTAAGATTCGGTGTTTGGTTGATGTACCTGGTCGAAAGCTTCCTCCTCTTGCTAATGGGGAGATGGCTAAATATTTGAAGACGGTGGTTGCTCCCCAGGTATAGTACATGTCACACCAAGTTCCCCAACAAGCATTACCTTAATATTTCAAATCATTGCTGCTAACAATTGTAGCCAGAAACTATTCCTTAAATTACTCATGCTTGTTTATAGATTCCACCTGAGCTGCACGATGCTTTCGTAGCTGCCATTGAAAAAGGAAATATACGAACAATGCCAAATAGAAGCATGCCGGCTGCTCCATATCCTACTCCTGGTGCCCTATTAATGGGTGATGCGTTCAATATGCGTCATCCTTTAACTGGTGGAGGAATGACAGTGGCACTCTCTGACATAGTCCTGTTACGGAATCTTCTGAAGCCTCTCCAGGACATGAATGATGCAGATTCATTATGCAAACATCTCGAATCCTTCTATACATTGCGCAAGGTAAGCAGAAGTTGTGTTCTGTCGTTTAAGATATTTATTAAGTGGCTGATTAAGTGGCCACCTAATCAATATTGGTGTCAACAGTCTAGCTTTAGATGGTGTGTTCTTATTTGGAATTAGTGAAGCTACTCACTGTAAGTCTATTTTGAGTAGTCCTGGTTAAAAGATTTTAAGGGCTAGTTCCTGGTTAAAAGATTTAAAGGGCTAGTTAATAGTGGCAACGAAAATACATGCCAACTGGAATGATACTAAATAAACAGTATAGAAAAATTTGCCCATTTAAGTCTGACACTATAAAGATTTAGAAGTAACTAGTTAGATAGTATTATTTTCTATTCTACAAAAACTATTTTAATTGCATGAAATTAAAATCTAATAAGATTTAGAAGTAACTAGTTAGATAGAATACATTTTTATTTTCCATtctataaaaaatatttttaattgcATGAAATTAAAATCTAATAAATTAGTAAATAAAATTAACAGTATCAAGTATTTGGgtgataatttaatattatatatgcacatattttaattacatatatttaaatataaaaattagtaTTACAATACATCTAATTCGAAGTCTTATAGTCCTCCTTGTGATTCGTACAAAATTGTTTATCATAAAGAAAGGATTTCCATTTTCTATCCTTAGCAATAAAAAAAGAGTTACATTTTCTATACTAAATTTCTACATATTGGCTATTAaggaatttatttatttttaattaaaaaaatgaaaaggAAAGAAAAGAGTAGAGATAATTCAGTTAGTAGATTTTATGGTTACTGGCACTTGATGCAATGCTCTTTTTATGATACTTTACAGTACTTCTAAAATCAAATGCCCATAAAGGGCTTTTATGTACACCAAAAATGTTTAACCTTGGTACTTAAACGGTTACACATTTAAATATCATCCGTTAACGATAATGATTAAACACTATATTGTCACTCAAAATTGTTACACATTTGTTTTTAACTTGGTACTTAAACGGTTAACCTTGCAGCCAGTGGCAGCTACTATAAATACTCTGGCAGGGGCTTTGTACAAGGTGTTTTGCGCTTCTGCTGATCAAGCAAGGAAAGAGATGAGGGAAGCATGTTTTGATTATTTAAGCCTTGGAGGTGTTTGTTCGACAGGACCTGTAGCTTTACTTTCAGGTCTAAAACCTCAACCACTGAGCTTAGTTCTCCATTTCTTTGCTGTGGCTGTATATGGAGTTGGTCGTCTACTGTTACCATTTCCAACACCTCAACGCTTATTGGCCGGAGTCAGATTGATATTAGTAAGTAGTTGCAATCTTTTGAAAGCATGTTAAATAATTTGTTCATGCTGAGGTTCTTCTATCACATGGTTAATCTATTTCCTAGAATAGTTCTGCATCATTATCTTCTGTGCATGCTTGTGTACTCATAGTTGATGGGGTTTTTAGAAGAATTAGCTATATTATCATAGGCGGTTGGGCCACATGTCTATCCATCCTTTATTAATGAGGAATTATCAAGTTCATACTCTCTGTCCAGGCAACTTTATCAGCATAGTACATGTACTGTGTGTAATTTCTTTAGAAGAGGTATATGATTTTGCAGGGAAACCTCAATTTATAGCTCTGGTCATAAAGACTTCTGAAGTAAGAAGAAAATAAGTTCCCCTTTCTACCCATTAAGACGGAGTTGGAAATGAAAACTTTCATAATGCTTCACTCTCATATGTGCTTACCTCTGATGATATATTGTGATGTAAAAAACTTGTGCGACCTGACCTTATTTTGGTTTCTGAAAGTAATTTCTTGTTTTTCCAGTAGTTATTCCTGCTGTAACTGTACATCTGTACTCATGCTTGTTACTGGAGCTTTGTGCtagtttttaaattattattcaGTACAGTTGTAGTCATAGAAGTTCAAGATTATTCTGCTCCAGTGTCGATGATGTTTTTGTTAGTTCTACAAGCAGtattttttatttgtaaaattgTGAAGATAATAAGGAATAATAAGGAACAAGCAAATGAAGGTTTCAGTCTAATCCACTTTATGTTATGTGTTCAGAGTGCTTCAGGTATAATCTTTCCCATTATAAAGGCTGAAGGGGTAAGGCAAATGTTTTTTCCTGCAACTCTTCCAGCCTATTATAGAGCTCCTACTGTTGATGGCATATGAAGCTAAGCTACCTACAAGAATGGAGTTGAAGTGCCGAAGAAACTCTTTAAATTGCTGTCATATATCTGTTGTGCAGGAGCAGGCAGGCGTATTCATACAAGATGGCCATAAATGTGATTTCTGAACAAACTTGATGTAAAGTTAGAGAAAGCAAATGTGGGTTAAAATGTACAAAAATACATGAGTTGATAAATATATTGATGCCAATGCCAAAAACAGTCTTGTTAATCAATATATTAATTCTTTAATTTACTGAAATAGAAATTTGCTAGTAGATGTGTGTGCGCATTGAGAACTTGTACAGTGTACATAGGAAAATGAAATACAAATAATCTCTGGCCGGCTCCCAAAACAACTGTTTTGCTCAGAGAAATGTTAGTTCCCAAATCCACAGCAGTACAGCATTGCATTTGTAGCTCCGGTATCAAACTTCTAGTTTCACAAGTTTAGGAGTTGACAAGTTCTCCAAGATTGTGTTGAGGAAAATCccaatattaataaataaaatattaacaaaaactAATAAAAATGTATTGTGTTTTACTGTTTAACGTAACATCACGTATTATTATTTATGGGGCTCAAAACACAAacttaattaaaaaaaaattgagtgACATGAAAATATTTACATCCGGGGAGTTGTGTCGAATATTACACTACTTTTACAGCAGTAAATATCTGAACCCCTGATTAAACCTCCACTGTGAAGCATCAAAGCCGCCGGAGTAAAAAAAAAAATGATGTTGAGAGCAATCACGCACTTGCGAAAGTCCATATCACAAACCCTAATAAACCCAACTCAACTTTCCTCTTCCCCTGTTTCGTATTCTCAGGCCCGTCTTAGACACCGTGAATCCAAGTCCGACGACTCCAACAAAGACCCAAATACTCCTCCCAAACTTTTCGTTGTCCAGCCCAAACTTCGACCCGGCACcgttttgaatttaaaattacAAGAAGCTCTAAATCTCGCTAATTCACTTGAAGACCAAAGACATGGTTATTATGATACTCATTTCTCTCATCAAGATTTGCCCTCTCATCTCGTTGTTCAAAATCCTGCTGCCCGCACCACTCGAGCAGGTATACAATATCTTAGAATCTGATAAATCAATATTCGATAGATGATTTTTTTTTCCTAAATCTAACGTAATAGGGACAATGTATTTTTAACTTCGGAATAAAATTGATATTCATTTATCGAAGTTTAATTGTACACATTGTTGTATGCTAATTGTTTGTTTTTTAGTAGTCATTCCTTAGATGTATATAGGACTGCGCTCGGGTGAGAATAGTTTTACGCATTTAGCTAACATTTTGCGGTTTAGTGCTAAAACTGTTTTCACCTGAACGCGAGCCTATGTAATTGATGCAGATTATGAATTTTGTTTTTGTTTGCTAAAGTACGAAATGCATATCTTTTTGTGTGGTTTTAGATACTTATTTTGGACTGGGGACGGTGAATACGGTTAAATGTCATCTAAATGCAGCAGATTCTGAAGTAAGGAGTTTTTTTATCACATTAATTGCGTTTTCCTGTGTTAGATACTTATGTTAAACTTGAGAAAATAGAGCTATGATTGTGTTGTAGGATGGTTTTGATGCTGTATTCGTGAATGCCATTTTAAGTGGGGTTCAGCAGCGAAATCTGGAGGTAAGTTCTGTCCTcgattttttttctattttttaagtAAGCGATTTAAATTGGCTTCACTGAGTTGGTTGTTTGGTAAAAGAGTTGGTTGTTTGGTAAAAGACATGTTTTTTTTGTGCTAATGCTTTATTGAGCAGCAAGCTTGGGGTAAGCCGGTTTTGGACCGTGTCAGTCTCATTATAGAGATATTCCATGCTCATGCCCAGACCAAAGAAGCAAAACTACAGGTCCGTAATATGTGTGCACAGTTAAATTTTCTTTATCTTTGGTCGATATGTGTTTGGATCTCTGGTCATTAAGGAAAATATTGGTTGTACTTTAGGCTGAGTTAGCTGCTCTTATGTATAAGAGAAGCAGGCTTGTTCGTGTACGTGGTCCTGGCGGACGTTCTACATTTGGTGGAGAAATTGAGGTTGTCAGTGCCAGAGGGTATGTTTACATATTTTACAATAGCTAGTATAGTTACGTAGTTGACTGAAACACAAACGCATGACTGTTGCCATAAAATGCTTCTTATGATATCTTAATCGGAATTGGATGCTGCCCATGATCTCATCTTTGCTTAGTAAATGAATCATTAGACTCCTGTCTATCAAGTATCAAGTATAACCTAAACAGATACAGAACAGAACACACTGGCCTGCTTGATAATGAATTTTGAAGGAGGATATAGCTATAATTTAGTAAACTTAACTTATAGTAGTCAGTAAAGAATGGACTTGCATAATCTATTATTCGTCTGAAGCTTACCTTTTAATAGGTAAAAATGGACTTACATAGTCTGttattagtataattttttttggTTTATAAATTGGTATTTCTGTGTGTATTCATGTCTTTATCTTTGATTGTGCTTCTAATTTTTGTATAATCAGTAGTGTATTCAAATCCTAGCTCTTAAAAGCTGGTCGTTATTTCTGCAGACTTTCAACTCTGGTTCTTATATCCCAGTTTTAAAGCTTGCTAATTAATTTCACTGAAAAAATATCTGTCCTAGTTATTTTGAAATAGAGAGAATGAgaatttattaaattgattagtGATACTGATTATATAGTTTATTTTTACCACTTTCTCAGGTGTTAGTCATCTCAGAATGTAAAAGTTCTTATGATATCTTCTATCACACTTAGATAGATGTCTGCCCTCCCTAAATAATTACCTCCTTCACCTTTTTAAAATGACAATTTAATGTGCTTTGTTTTATAACCTTATATTGGAATCAGAACTGCTAACCGACAATTCGACATAATTTGTTAACTATGACTATGGTTTAGTAGAATgtttacttaatatatatattacGTTATGCAGGAGAGGAAGTGGTGGGCGTGGTTTTATCAGTGGTGCCGGAGAAACTGAACTTCAGTTACAACGTAGAAGGTTTGTTTATATATACAAAATAAACCTCATTTATTAAGCGTGTGCTGCATTAGTTTCTATCTGAAGGGATGATTATCTTATTACTTATGAGCTTAGGTTGTAGCATACAGTATGATTTGTTGCTTTTCCTTATAGAACTGTAAtgtttttatttcaatttttcCTTTCAAGGACTAGAGTCTTGATATATAGTATATAATTCTAGTTACCGCAGACAGTCCTAAAATTTAATGGGTATAGTTTTCCTACAGTTTAAGATTTAGTTAAGAATCCTTTTTGGATACAAATCCTTGTATTTGACTATTGGCCATACTGGAAACAGGCAAGGACTAGGATTTCTTGCCCCAACTTCTTATATTCTCAGCTTTTCAAGCGACACGGGATCTTTTAGGAATTCCGTTATTAAAGCGGCAGTAAGAGGATTATAGAAACACGCAAATTAAACACGGGGATCATCTTTAGTTATAATTCCTAAATTTTCCATAAAAAAATCCTAATTTCAACAGTTCGAAGATTAATTCAGATTAGAACCATTTAGTCGGAAATCAATATTTTAAAACTTAATGACAGATGACCAGTCCTTTAGAAAGAAAACCTCTCTCTGTTAGGTGTTGGCATCATTCTACAAGGAAACAACGATTGATCTGTAATTTACATGGTATTATTGATTAGTTACAATCTTCTAAATAGAGAATAGTATATCTTTAATTGTTTGATACATTTTCAAATATGTGGTCTATGTTAAAATGGGCTCCAGGTGGATGATTAATAATTCTAAACTGTGTCTTCGGTAATATAGTATGTTAGACAAGCATAAGGGACAACCACTTGCACTAAAACTTCCTGAACATTACATagaaatattaaaatttgatcAATTTGAAAGTTCAGGACGTAATGACGCAAAATATGTATAGGGCTTTGAATTGCACTCAGTAGCAGGAAATTTGAAGAGCCCGTATATCTCAAATCTGGAAGACCTTTTACACTAAAACTTGTTTTAGCAATCTGAAAGTCGTATCTCCAAAACTTATGCAAACATGAAGCATATATCTGCACATGCACACAATATGATTTACATGAAATGAAGATTCCAAATTAACAACAGAGAGTTTCCGAGTTGGGCATAACTTGAGTGTCTCTTGTAAAGGGTACCATGATCACTGATCCTGAACTCTTACCCTTGAGTCGTGACACCACTTTTTATTATTACCCTCGGCTACAAAATCAGGTCTCGACTTTCTTCTCCTCTCCTCAGGTAGGGCTAGCCTATCTGAAAGAATTGAAAGTCATGCACATATAAGGTGGTAATGGGCTTTGAAATTATTATTTGCCATCTTCTGGAACAGCATATATTTTTAACTAGCATTAAAATCTATACCTTATCTTTGAACAAAAAATTGTACATCCTTATCCCTGTTTTCAGTAGGCAATATGTGTCCCTCCAAAAGCATTACCTCTTAAGATGTTCTCTAAGTTAGTATTAAAGTTATAAATGAATATTGAATACTTGAACTACATGTGAATTCTGTATTCTTTATGAACATCGCATTGATATATTTACTGATACTTCGATATAGTATCTCAAATATAGTTATAGCTTAATGATTTGCACGTGAACTTGGTATCTATCAATCAATTGCAGTAGCTTAATGACTTGCATGTATGcatgatcagaaaatagaatttgAATATAATCTTGAACCGCATCTGATAGGTATCTTTGTTAATGTACATCACATTAACATATCTAGTAGTAGTATTTTGTACATCTGtatatcaattttttttttgCAGCTTAATGACTCGAATCTGAGTGTAGTATCTATTAATTGCTTTAGCTCAAAGAATTGTAGTATCTATTAATTGCTTTAGCTCAAAGAATTTGCTTGTATACATATTCTATATTCTTCCTAATTCTACTTCAATTCCAGAATCATAGAACGTCGGAACCAGCTGTTATCTGAGATTAAAGAGGTCCGTCGCACTCGAGCTTTACAACGTGCTTCTCGAAAGAGGCAAGGAGCAGATGGTCAAGACATGGCCACCATAGCTGTTGTTGGGTACACCAATGCTGTAGGTGGAGAACAATTTTATATTTTGTTCTAATTTCACTATTGAAAACAACTTCAGttttttcttttctctccagGGAAAATCTACTTTAGTAAGTGCACTGTCAGACACGTATCTCTACAGCGATGATAGGTAATAACTTTACAGTGTCTCAGTGTGTCACTTAAATTGTTTATATTGCTTTCATTTAAGAATATATTTTGTTCCTTTCAAATCCTTCTGGTTCTCATAAATTTTGTGATCCTTAATATGTAGATTGTTT
It contains:
- the LOC141719595 gene encoding squalene epoxidase 3-like isoform X2, whose protein sequence is MNSVTNPACFSSPNLLHLSKSTLHTITLPTTSYYKPPSSNVSTTNRTPLNYYYKTKHIQQHHLSSYVASVSQFISCSNNNNINTIMIDTNYIAVTLFTGLLGFIFLSFFGRPRPRDPRCFAGDSYQTRNDPTRVDYPRGHGIGADVIIVGAGVAGAALAHTLAKDGRRVHVIERDLSEPDRIVGELLQPGGYLKLIELGLEDCLEDIDAQRVVGYALFKDGRNTRISYPLEDYHSDVSGRSFHNGRFIQKMRDKAATLPNVYMEQGSVSSLLEESGTIKGVQYKTKTGEETKAYAPLTIVCDGCFSNLRRSLCKPKVDVPSCFVGLILENCTLPHPNHGHVILADPSPILFYPISSTKIRCLVDVPGRKLPPLANGEMAKYLKTVVAPQIPPELHDAFVAAIEKGNIRTMPNRSMPAAPYPTPGALLMGDAFNMRHPLTGGGMTVALSDIVLLRNLLKPLQDMNDADSLCKHLESFYTLRKPVAATINTLAGALYKVFCASADQARKEMREACFDYLSLGGVCSTGPVALLSGLKPQPLSLVLHFFAVAVYGVGRLLLPFPTPQRLLAGVRLILEQAGVFIQDGHKCDF
- the LOC141719595 gene encoding squalene epoxidase 3-like isoform X1, whose protein sequence is MNSVTNPACFSSPNLLHLSKSTLHTITLPTTSYYKPPSSNVSTTNRTPLNYYYKTKHIQQHHLSSYVASVSQFISCSNNNNINTIMIDTNYIAVTLFTGLLGFIFLSFFGRPRPRDPRCFAGDSYQTRNDPTRVDYPRGHGIGADVIIVGAGVAGAALAHTLAKDGRRVHVIERDLSEPDRIVGELLQPGGYLKLIELGLEDCLEDIDAQRVVGYALFKDGRNTRISYPLEDYHSDVSGRSFHNGRFIQKMRDKAATLPNVYMEQGSVSSLLEESGTIKGVQYKTKTGEETKAYAPLTIVCDGCFSNLRRSLCKPKVDVPSCFVGLILENCTLPHPNHGHVILADPSPILFYPISSTKIRCLVDVPGRKLPPLANGEMAKYLKTVVAPQIPPELHDAFVAAIEKGNIRTMPNRSMPAAPYPTPGALLMGDAFNMRHPLTGGGMTVALSDIVLLRNLLKPLQDMNDADSLCKHLESFYTLRKPVAATINTLAGALYKVFCASADQARKEMREACFDYLSLGGVCSTGPVALLSGLKPQPLSLVLHFFAVAVYGVGRLLLPFPTPQRLLAGVRLILSASGIIFPIIKAEGVRQMFFPATLPAYYRAPTVDGI
- the LOC141719597 gene encoding GTP-binding protein At3g49725, chloroplastic isoform X2 — protein: MMLRAITHLRKSISQTLINPTQLSSSPVSYSQARLRHRESKSDDSNKDPNTPPKLFVVQPKLRPGTVLNLKLQEALNLANSLEDQRHGYYDTHFSHQDLPSHLVVQNPAARTTRADTYFGLGTVNTVKCHLNAADSEDGFDAVFVNAILSGVQQRNLEQAWGKPVLDRVSLIIEIFHAHAQTKEAKLQAELAALMYKRSRLVRVRGPGGRSTFGGEIEVVSARGRGSGGRGFISGAGETELQLQRRRIIERRNQLLSEIKEVRRTRALQRASRKRQGADGQDMATIAVVGYTNAGKSTLVSALSDTYLYSDDRLFATVDPKLRSVVLPSGRKVLLSDTVGFISELPVQLVEAFHATLEEVVEADLLVHVLDSSAPNLDEHRQTVMQVLEQLGVSKEKLQNMIEVWNKIDIGEEQIDGDETDIVEDAEFEHLSEEDQADNNTVNVEALLQGDDEGDYTDGWLASEDVQATPSDNDGSSLGCKNTDDLQETSCTVSNNDSQCQPENVGPHVKTSALTGVGLQELLELIDERLEVQKVVHRSVFNSKWRPPDADEAVVAAEQ
- the LOC141719597 gene encoding GTP-binding protein At3g49725, chloroplastic isoform X1, with protein sequence MMLRAITHLRKSISQTLINPTQLSSSPVSYSQARLRHRESKSDDSNKDPNTPPKLFVVQPKLRPGTVLNLKLQEALNLANSLEDQRHGYYDTHFSHQDLPSHLVVQNPAARTTRADTYFGLGTVNTVKCHLNAADSEDGFDAVFVNAILSGVQQRNLEQAWGKPVLDRVSLIIEIFHAHAQTKEAKLQAELAALMYKRSRLVRVRGPGGRSTFGGEIEVVSARGRGSGGRGFISGAGETELQLQRRRIIERRNQLLSEIKEVRRTRALQRASRKRQGADGQDMATIAVVGFFFSLQGKSTLVSALSDTYLYSDDRLFATVDPKLRSVVLPSGRKVLLSDTVGFISELPVQLVEAFHATLEEVVEADLLVHVLDSSAPNLDEHRQTVMQVLEQLGVSKEKLQNMIEVWNKIDIGEEQIDGDETDIVEDAEFEHLSEEDQADNNTVNVEALLQGDDEGDYTDGWLASEDVQATPSDNDGSSLGCKNTDDLQETSCTVSNNDSQCQPENVGPHVKTSALTGVGLQELLELIDERLEVQKVVHRSVFNSKWRPPDADEAVVAAEQ